A single genomic interval of Microbacterium sp. LWO14-1.2 harbors:
- a CDS encoding FAD-binding dehydrogenase, giving the protein MTTKTLSADVLVIGWGLAGLVAASEALDAGKRVVIVDQEPRTNLGGQAWWSFGGLFFVDSPEQRRMGIRDSLTLATQDWFGTAGFDRPEDEWPRRWAEAYLQFAAGEKRAWLRERGVGFFPVVGWAERGGYGALGPGNSVPRFHITWGTGPGIVAPFAAAVEQGERDGHLTVLPRHRVTELATTDGAVTGARGSILSSSAAERGVPSSRDVIGDFDITAAATIVSSGGIGGNHDLVRAAWPSRLGTPPEHMLTGVPAYVDGSMQQVSAAAGARLINGDRMWHYVEGITNWDPVWPSHGIRILPGPSSLWVDATGTRLPGPLYPGFDTLGTLAHLRRTGHDHSWFITSRQIVEKEFALSGSEQNPDLTGKDVGLLLRSRLAKGPTGPVQAFLDEGEDFIVENDLDSLLEQMQQHPGGDLLDIGHVRREVVARDREMENDFTKDAQIGMLRSMRGYRGDRLIRTAAPHRLQDPAAGPMIAVKLHVLTRKSLGGITTDLDGRALDADGAPIPGLYAAGEASGFGGGGVHGYRALEGTFLGGCLFSGRQAGRASSR; this is encoded by the coding sequence ATGACGACGAAGACCCTGTCCGCAGATGTCCTGGTGATCGGATGGGGACTCGCCGGTCTCGTCGCAGCGAGTGAAGCGCTGGATGCCGGCAAGCGCGTCGTCATCGTCGACCAGGAGCCGCGCACGAACCTCGGTGGGCAGGCGTGGTGGTCGTTCGGGGGCCTCTTCTTCGTCGACTCTCCCGAGCAGCGGCGCATGGGCATCCGCGACTCCCTCACCCTCGCGACGCAGGACTGGTTCGGCACCGCCGGCTTCGACCGGCCGGAGGACGAATGGCCGCGTCGGTGGGCGGAGGCGTACCTGCAGTTCGCGGCGGGTGAGAAGCGCGCGTGGCTGCGCGAGCGGGGTGTCGGCTTCTTCCCGGTCGTGGGCTGGGCGGAACGCGGCGGGTACGGCGCACTCGGCCCTGGCAACTCCGTGCCGCGGTTCCACATCACGTGGGGTACGGGCCCGGGCATCGTCGCGCCGTTCGCCGCGGCCGTCGAGCAGGGCGAACGCGACGGCCACCTCACCGTCCTCCCCCGCCATCGGGTGACCGAGCTCGCGACGACCGATGGAGCGGTGACCGGCGCACGCGGCAGCATCCTGTCGTCCAGCGCCGCGGAGCGCGGCGTCCCGTCCTCACGCGACGTCATCGGCGACTTCGACATCACGGCTGCCGCCACCATCGTCAGCTCGGGCGGGATCGGCGGGAACCACGACCTCGTGCGCGCGGCATGGCCGTCACGACTCGGAACCCCGCCGGAGCACATGCTCACCGGCGTACCCGCGTACGTGGACGGATCGATGCAGCAGGTCAGCGCCGCTGCCGGCGCGCGGCTCATCAACGGCGATCGCATGTGGCACTACGTCGAGGGCATCACGAACTGGGACCCGGTGTGGCCGTCGCACGGCATCCGGATCCTTCCCGGTCCGTCGTCCCTCTGGGTGGACGCCACGGGCACCCGGCTGCCCGGGCCGCTCTACCCCGGCTTCGACACGCTCGGCACGCTCGCTCACCTGCGTCGGACCGGACACGACCACTCCTGGTTCATCACGTCGCGCCAGATCGTGGAGAAGGAGTTCGCACTGTCGGGGAGCGAGCAGAACCCCGACCTCACCGGCAAGGACGTCGGATTGCTCCTGCGATCACGGTTGGCGAAGGGACCGACCGGCCCCGTGCAGGCGTTCCTCGACGAGGGCGAGGACTTCATCGTCGAGAACGACCTGGACTCGCTGCTCGAGCAGATGCAGCAGCATCCCGGCGGCGACCTGCTCGACATCGGTCACGTCCGTCGCGAGGTCGTCGCCCGTGACCGCGAGATGGAGAACGACTTCACGAAGGATGCGCAGATCGGGATGCTGCGCTCGATGCGCGGCTATCGGGGCGATCGCCTCATCCGCACGGCAGCGCCCCATCGCCTCCAGGATCCGGCGGCGGGACCGATGATCGCGGTGAAGCTCCACGTCCTCACCCGCAAGTCGCTGGGAGGGATCACCACCGACCTCGACGGTCGAGCCCTCGACGCGGACGGCGCGCCGATCCCCGGGCTGTACGCCGCGGGCGAGGCCAGCGGATTCGGCGGCGGCGGCGTGCACGGTTACCGGGCGCTCGAGGGGACGTTCCTCGGCGGGTGCCTGTTCTCGGGACGTCAGGCGGGGAGGGCGTCGTCGCGCTGA
- a CDS encoding thioesterase family protein: MTEHAPGPRLHIPIHLRWGDLDAFNHVNNTSMLKLLEEARVRAFWRAGPGEQAPSTAVLDSGIDEGVLTLIARQEIEYLAPVPYQRRPLEVQMWFGKLGGSSVEVCYEVHNDPAAEPRTIYARSTAVIVLVDAGSGRPTRLTQEMRDAWEPFVGPSIEYAHR; this comes from the coding sequence ATGACCGAGCACGCACCCGGGCCCCGCCTGCACATCCCGATCCACCTCCGCTGGGGGGATCTGGATGCGTTCAATCACGTCAACAACACCTCGATGCTCAAGCTGCTCGAGGAAGCACGTGTGCGAGCCTTCTGGCGGGCGGGCCCAGGGGAGCAGGCGCCCTCGACGGCGGTGCTCGACTCCGGCATCGACGAGGGCGTGCTCACGCTCATCGCGCGGCAGGAGATCGAATACCTCGCTCCGGTGCCTTACCAGCGGCGTCCGCTCGAGGTGCAGATGTGGTTCGGCAAGCTCGGCGGGTCCAGCGTCGAGGTCTGCTACGAGGTCCACAACGACCCCGCCGCGGAGCCGCGCACGATCTACGCGCGATCGACCGCGGTCATCGTGCTCGTCGACGCCGGCAGCGGACGACCCACCCGTCTCACGCAGGAGATGCGCGACGCCTGGGAGCCGTTCGTCGGCCCGTCCATCGAGTACGCGCACCGCTGA
- the ettA gene encoding energy-dependent translational throttle protein EttA, whose amino-acid sequence MAEYIYSMVRARKAVGEKLILDDVTMSFLPGAKIGMVGPNGAGKSTILKIMAGLDTPSNGEAKLTPGFSVGILMQEPELDESKTVLENIQDGIAIKAKLDRFNEISALMADPDADFDSLLAEMGTLQEEIDAADGWDLDSQLEQAMDALRTPPGDAAIAPLSGGEKRRVALAKLLLQKPDLLLLDEPTNHLDAESVLWLEQHLQSYKGAVIAITHDRYFLDHVAEWIAEVDRGRLIGYEGNYSTYLEKKGERLEIQGKKDAKLAKRLKEELEWVRSSAKGRQTKSKARLARYEEMAAEAERTRKLDFEEIQIPAGPRLGNVVIEAKKLQKGFDGRSLIDGLSFSLPPNGIVGVIGPNGVGKTTLFKTIVGLEPLDGGDLKIGETVKISYVDQSRANIDPDKTLWEVVSDGLDFITVGKTEIPSRAYVSKFGFKGPDQQKKAGVLSGGERNRLNLALTLKEGGNLLLLDEPTNDLDVETLSSLENALLEFPGCAVVITHDRWFLDRIATHILAYEGTDEKPDQWYWFEGNFEAYEENKIERLGPDAAKPHRSTHRKLTRD is encoded by the coding sequence GTGGCTGAGTACATCTACTCGATGGTCCGTGCACGCAAGGCGGTGGGCGAGAAGCTCATCCTCGACGACGTGACGATGTCGTTCCTCCCCGGTGCGAAGATCGGCATGGTCGGCCCGAACGGCGCCGGTAAGTCCACGATCCTCAAGATCATGGCCGGTCTGGACACGCCGTCGAACGGCGAGGCCAAGCTCACGCCGGGCTTCTCGGTCGGCATCCTGATGCAGGAGCCGGAGCTCGACGAGTCCAAGACGGTCCTCGAGAACATCCAGGACGGCATCGCGATCAAAGCGAAGCTCGACCGGTTCAACGAGATCTCGGCGCTCATGGCCGATCCCGACGCCGACTTCGACTCGCTGCTCGCCGAGATGGGGACGCTCCAGGAGGAGATCGACGCCGCCGACGGCTGGGACCTCGACTCGCAGCTCGAGCAGGCCATGGACGCGCTCCGCACCCCGCCGGGAGACGCCGCGATCGCGCCGCTCTCCGGCGGTGAGAAGCGACGCGTCGCTCTCGCCAAGCTGCTCCTGCAGAAGCCTGACCTGCTGCTGCTCGACGAGCCCACGAACCACCTCGACGCCGAGAGTGTGCTGTGGCTGGAGCAGCACCTCCAGTCGTACAAGGGCGCGGTCATCGCGATCACCCACGACCGGTACTTCCTCGACCACGTCGCCGAGTGGATCGCCGAGGTCGACCGCGGACGCCTGATCGGCTACGAGGGCAACTACTCGACCTACCTCGAGAAGAAGGGCGAGCGCCTCGAGATCCAGGGCAAGAAGGACGCGAAGCTCGCCAAGCGCCTCAAGGAGGAGCTCGAGTGGGTTCGCTCCAGCGCGAAGGGCCGCCAGACCAAGTCGAAGGCGCGTCTCGCCCGCTACGAGGAGATGGCGGCGGAGGCCGAGCGGACCAGGAAGCTCGATTTCGAAGAGATCCAGATCCCGGCCGGTCCGCGTCTCGGCAACGTCGTCATCGAGGCGAAGAAGCTGCAGAAGGGCTTCGACGGGCGCTCGCTGATCGACGGCCTGAGCTTCAGCCTTCCGCCGAACGGCATCGTCGGTGTGATCGGCCCCAACGGCGTCGGAAAGACGACGCTCTTCAAGACCATCGTCGGCCTCGAGCCCCTCGACGGCGGTGACCTGAAGATCGGCGAGACGGTCAAGATCAGCTACGTCGACCAGTCGCGCGCGAACATCGACCCCGACAAGACGCTCTGGGAGGTCGTGTCGGACGGGCTCGACTTCATCACCGTCGGCAAGACCGAGATCCCGTCTCGCGCGTACGTCTCGAAGTTCGGCTTCAAGGGACCCGACCAGCAGAAGAAGGCGGGCGTCCTCTCCGGTGGTGAGCGCAACCGACTGAACCTCGCGCTCACGCTCAAGGAGGGCGGCAACCTGCTGCTCCTCGACGAGCCCACCAACGACCTCGACGTCGAGACCCTCAGCTCGCTCGAGAACGCCCTGCTGGAGTTCCCCGGCTGCGCCGTGGTCATCACCCACGACCGGTGGTTCCTCGACCGGATCGCCACGCACATCCTCGCCTACGAGGGCACCGACGAGAAGCCCGACCAGTGGTACTGGTTCGAGGGCAACTTCGAGGCATACGAGGAGAACAAGATCGAGCGCCTCGGACCGGATGCCGCGAAGCCGCACCGCTCCACCCACCGCAAGCTCACGCGCGACTGA
- a CDS encoding mechanosensitive ion channel domain-containing protein encodes MKALNVAIIIVACVLIALVLRVVIRRVVHRIVDTAKNKAAVDDTQALERSPLADMRLVQRTRTLGTILQNIVNVMLVVIAVVLVVNALDTSLLGSLTLLTAAVGAGLGFGAQNIVKDVLNGMFIVAEDQIGIGDVVDLGLASGVVEYVSVRITQVRDVNGTLWYVRNGEVTRIGNMSQGWARAIIDIGVPLDADLDRVEQVMLETAQGLAKDPKWRTRIIEKPELWGLESIGGEALVVRIVIKARANAKDDVAQELRKRLRTALRENEIDLPSMATVVPTGLDGARRVRGANPPKTRPNAVTGVPVIPDRGIWRRKKQQNDDGSTQK; translated from the coding sequence ATGAAAGCCCTGAACGTCGCGATCATCATCGTCGCCTGCGTCCTGATCGCCCTCGTGCTGCGCGTGGTCATCCGTCGCGTCGTGCACCGCATCGTCGACACGGCAAAGAACAAGGCCGCCGTCGACGACACGCAAGCACTGGAGAGGTCGCCGCTCGCCGACATGCGACTCGTGCAGCGCACGCGCACCCTCGGCACGATCCTGCAGAACATCGTCAACGTCATGCTCGTCGTGATCGCCGTCGTCCTCGTGGTCAATGCGCTGGACACCAGCCTGCTCGGCTCCCTCACGCTGCTCACCGCCGCGGTCGGCGCCGGTCTCGGCTTCGGCGCGCAGAACATCGTCAAAGACGTCCTGAACGGCATGTTCATCGTCGCCGAGGACCAGATCGGCATCGGCGACGTCGTGGACCTCGGCCTGGCGTCGGGCGTGGTGGAGTATGTGAGCGTGCGCATCACGCAGGTGCGCGACGTCAACGGCACTCTCTGGTACGTCCGCAACGGCGAGGTCACCCGGATCGGCAACATGTCGCAGGGATGGGCACGAGCGATCATCGACATCGGCGTGCCCCTGGACGCCGATCTGGATCGGGTCGAGCAGGTCATGCTGGAGACCGCGCAGGGACTCGCCAAGGATCCGAAATGGCGGACGCGCATCATCGAGAAGCCGGAGCTGTGGGGTCTCGAGTCGATCGGCGGAGAGGCGCTCGTCGTGCGGATCGTCATCAAGGCGCGTGCGAACGCGAAGGACGACGTGGCGCAGGAGCTGCGCAAGCGTCTCCGCACCGCGCTGCGGGAGAACGAGATCGACCTGCCGAGCATGGCGACCGTCGTCCCGACCGGTCTGGACGGCGCCCGCCGCGTGCGGGGTGCGAACCCGCCGAAGACGCGGCCCAACGCGGTCACGGGAGTGCCCGTCATCCCCGACCGCGGGATCTGGCGACGCAAGAAGCAGCAGAACGACGACGGGAGCACCCAGAAGTGA
- a CDS encoding globin, with protein sequence MATQEAAERRREHPEVTFYDEVGGRETFAKIVSVFYREVALDPVLKAMYPEEDLGPAEERLLLFLEQYWGGPTTYGETRGHPRLRMRHMPFRVNPDARDRWLQHMRTAVDEAQLSPLHESTLWDYLERAAYAMVNTFEPSGIGTSADGRPTLETRSRQESTEST encoded by the coding sequence CTGGCGACGCAAGAAGCAGCAGAACGACGACGGGAGCACCCAGAAGTGACCTTCTACGACGAGGTCGGCGGACGTGAGACGTTCGCGAAGATCGTGTCGGTCTTCTACCGCGAGGTCGCGCTCGACCCCGTGCTGAAGGCGATGTATCCGGAGGAGGACCTGGGCCCGGCCGAGGAGCGTCTCCTGCTGTTCCTCGAGCAGTACTGGGGTGGTCCGACGACCTATGGCGAGACACGCGGTCACCCGCGGCTGCGGATGAGACACATGCCCTTCCGGGTCAATCCGGACGCCCGTGATCGTTGGCTGCAGCATATGCGGACGGCCGTGGACGAGGCGCAGTTGTCGCCTCTGCACGAATCGACGCTCTGGGACTACCTGGAGCGCGCCGCATATGCCATGGTGAACACGTTCGAGCCCTCCGGTATCGGCACGTCAGCCGACGGCCGTCCGACGCTCGAGACCCGATCGCGTCAGGAATCAACGGAGAGCACATGA
- a CDS encoding ferrochelatase yields the protein MTAIEPNTVPFASAAAASGAPFVTTPVAYDGILLAGFGGPEGQDDVIPFLRNVTRGRGIPDERLEEVAHHYRHFGGVSPINGQNRILKEALEGELKRRGIDLPVYWGNRNWSPYLEEVVTEAADTGHTTLLAFATSAYSSFSSCRQYREDFARVLQETGLGETVTIDKIRPFYDHPGFVESFETGVREAVESFLGQGIAASDIQILFSTHSIPTEDAQRSGARDIDWGEGGAYAAQHLAVAAWVMDRVRATVPAAADISWELVYQSRSGPASQPWLEPDVCDVIGELSSRGRKAVAVVPVGFMSDHMEVLWDLDTEAAEAAEEAGLAFTRTPTPGVAPSFVAGIVDLIEERLEGRPNEQRPHVTSLPGGFDVCRPGCCENIRAGFKPAAAGVAP from the coding sequence GTGACTGCGATCGAGCCGAACACCGTCCCCTTTGCCTCAGCCGCCGCCGCGAGCGGAGCACCCTTCGTGACCACGCCGGTCGCGTACGACGGCATCCTGCTCGCGGGCTTCGGAGGACCAGAGGGGCAGGACGACGTCATCCCGTTCCTGCGCAACGTCACCCGGGGCCGCGGCATCCCCGACGAGCGCCTCGAGGAGGTCGCGCACCACTACCGCCACTTCGGCGGCGTGAGCCCGATCAACGGTCAGAACCGCATCCTCAAGGAGGCCCTGGAGGGCGAGCTGAAGCGGCGGGGCATCGACCTGCCGGTGTACTGGGGCAACCGCAACTGGAGCCCGTATCTGGAAGAGGTCGTGACCGAGGCGGCCGACACCGGCCACACGACGCTCCTCGCATTCGCGACGAGCGCGTACAGCTCCTTCTCGAGCTGCCGTCAGTACCGCGAGGACTTCGCCAGGGTGCTGCAGGAGACGGGCCTCGGCGAGACCGTCACGATCGACAAGATCCGTCCCTTCTACGACCACCCCGGCTTCGTCGAGTCGTTCGAGACGGGCGTCCGCGAGGCCGTCGAGTCGTTCCTCGGCCAGGGCATCGCGGCATCCGACATCCAGATCCTCTTCTCGACCCACAGCATCCCCACGGAGGATGCCCAGCGCTCCGGAGCTCGCGACATCGACTGGGGCGAGGGCGGCGCGTACGCCGCGCAGCACCTCGCGGTCGCCGCCTGGGTCATGGACCGGGTGCGAGCCACCGTGCCGGCCGCGGCCGACATCTCATGGGAGCTCGTCTACCAGTCGCGCTCCGGCCCCGCCTCCCAGCCGTGGCTCGAGCCCGATGTGTGCGACGTGATCGGCGAGCTGTCGTCGCGAGGACGCAAGGCGGTGGCCGTCGTGCCCGTGGGCTTCATGAGCGATCACATGGAGGTGCTCTGGGACCTCGACACCGAGGCTGCCGAAGCGGCGGAAGAAGCGGGACTCGCGTTCACCCGCACGCCGACGCCCGGCGTGGCCCCGTCGTTCGTCGCCGGGATCGTCGACCTCATCGAGGAGCGTCTCGAAGGGCGCCCCAACGAGCAGCGGCCGCACGTCACCTCCCTCCCCGGCGGCTTCGACGTCTGCCGACCGGGATGCTGCGAGAACATCCGCGCGGGGTTCAAGCCGGCGGCGGCCGGCGTCGCACCGTGA
- the pepN gene encoding aminopeptidase N, which produces MPGENLTRIEAQERRDVIDTQSYEVSLDLTKGAEVFGSRSVVRFTATPESFTFIDLIAREVREISLNGEQLDPDEVFADSRIALSGLQAENVLVVDADCLYTNTGEGLHRFVDPVDGEVYLYSQFEVPDSRRVFAVFEQPDLKATFQFTITAPAAWKVVSNSPTPEPILHDDSSIATWGFEPTPRISSYITALIAGPYEATFSELTSASGRVIPLGVYGRKSLWQHLDADYIFDKTREGFAYYESKFGVPYPFAKYDQLFVPEFNAGAMENAGAVTFTETYVFRSKVTDAVKERRVVTILHELAHMWFGDLVTMKWWNDLWLNESFAEWASTIATAEATEWTEAWTTFNAMEKTWAYRQDQLPSTHPIVAEINDLEDVQVNFDGITYAKGGSVLKQLAAWVGIEQFFAGVSQYFQKHSWGNTELSDLLTELEATSGRELSTWSKKWLETAGVNTLEPFIVEDSDGTISRFAVTQTAPADYPTIRPHRLGIGFYSLRDDSLVRVHYVEVDVDGDRTEVPELQGLKRPDLVLLNDNDLAYAKIRLDERSLATAIAHLADISEPLPRSLVWGAAWDQTRDAETAASDYIDLVLGNIGRETESTTVRTTLAQLRSAATLYVAPDQREAARQKVADGLWALAEGAESGSDSQLQFVTAFAGSLVTPEHAGIVGRLRSGEETLPGLEIDADLNWQLLVGLATIGATDAAAIDAALAADNTAKGAEFAAQARAALPDVASKRAAWASLIERDDAPNTIVRSAALGFVHPAGVDALREFVQPYFDMLVPIWESRTYQIAQYLVVGLFPTAIADVALRDATRAWLAEHQDAAPALRRLVMENLADVERALAAQSRDADD; this is translated from the coding sequence GTGCCTGGAGAGAACCTCACCCGTATCGAAGCGCAGGAGCGCCGCGACGTCATCGATACCCAGTCGTACGAGGTGTCGCTCGACCTCACCAAGGGCGCCGAGGTCTTCGGTTCCCGCAGCGTCGTCCGCTTCACGGCGACCCCCGAGAGCTTCACGTTCATCGACCTGATCGCGCGCGAGGTGCGCGAGATCTCCCTCAACGGCGAGCAGCTCGACCCCGATGAGGTCTTCGCCGACTCGCGCATCGCGCTCTCCGGCCTGCAGGCCGAGAACGTCCTGGTGGTCGACGCCGACTGCCTGTACACGAACACCGGCGAGGGTCTGCACCGCTTCGTCGACCCGGTCGACGGCGAGGTCTACCTGTACTCGCAGTTCGAGGTCCCCGACTCCCGCCGCGTCTTCGCGGTGTTCGAGCAGCCCGACCTCAAGGCGACGTTCCAGTTCACGATCACGGCGCCCGCCGCGTGGAAGGTCGTCTCCAACTCCCCCACGCCCGAGCCGATCCTTCATGACGACAGCTCGATCGCCACGTGGGGCTTCGAGCCCACTCCGCGTATCTCCTCGTACATCACGGCCCTGATCGCCGGCCCCTACGAGGCGACCTTCTCGGAGCTGACGAGCGCATCGGGCCGCGTCATCCCGCTCGGCGTCTACGGACGGAAGAGCCTGTGGCAGCACCTCGACGCCGACTACATCTTCGACAAGACCCGCGAGGGCTTCGCCTACTACGAGTCGAAGTTCGGCGTCCCGTACCCGTTCGCCAAGTACGACCAGCTCTTCGTCCCGGAGTTCAACGCCGGGGCCATGGAGAACGCGGGCGCCGTCACCTTCACCGAGACCTACGTCTTCCGCAGCAAGGTGACGGATGCCGTGAAGGAGCGCCGCGTCGTCACGATCCTGCACGAGCTCGCTCACATGTGGTTCGGCGACCTCGTCACCATGAAGTGGTGGAACGACCTCTGGCTCAACGAGTCGTTCGCCGAGTGGGCGTCGACCATCGCGACGGCCGAGGCCACCGAGTGGACCGAGGCATGGACGACCTTCAACGCCATGGAGAAGACCTGGGCGTACCGTCAGGACCAGCTGCCGTCGACGCACCCGATCGTCGCCGAGATCAACGACCTCGAAGACGTGCAGGTCAACTTCGACGGCATCACCTATGCGAAGGGCGGATCCGTCCTCAAGCAGCTCGCGGCGTGGGTCGGTATCGAGCAGTTCTTCGCCGGTGTCTCGCAGTACTTCCAGAAGCACTCCTGGGGCAACACCGAGCTCAGCGACCTGCTCACCGAGCTCGAGGCGACCAGCGGTCGCGAGCTGAGCACCTGGTCGAAGAAGTGGCTGGAGACCGCGGGCGTCAACACGCTCGAGCCGTTCATCGTCGAGGATTCCGACGGCACGATCTCGCGCTTCGCCGTGACGCAGACCGCGCCGGCGGACTACCCCACGATCCGCCCGCACCGGCTGGGCATCGGGTTCTACTCGCTGCGGGACGACTCTCTCGTGCGCGTGCACTACGTCGAGGTCGACGTCGACGGCGACCGCACCGAGGTGCCCGAGCTGCAGGGACTCAAGCGTCCCGACCTCGTGCTCCTGAACGACAACGACCTCGCCTACGCGAAGATCCGCCTCGACGAGCGCTCGCTCGCCACCGCGATCGCGCACCTCGCCGACATCAGCGAGCCCCTCCCGCGCTCGCTGGTCTGGGGCGCGGCCTGGGACCAGACGCGGGATGCCGAGACGGCGGCGTCGGACTACATCGACCTCGTGCTCGGCAACATCGGCCGCGAGACCGAGTCGACCACGGTGCGCACCACGCTCGCTCAGCTCCGCTCGGCCGCGACGCTGTACGTCGCCCCCGATCAGCGCGAGGCTGCCCGTCAGAAGGTCGCCGACGGGCTGTGGGCGCTCGCCGAGGGCGCGGAGTCGGGCAGCGACAGCCAGCTGCAGTTCGTGACCGCGTTCGCCGGCTCGCTCGTCACCCCCGAGCACGCCGGCATCGTCGGCCGACTCCGCTCGGGCGAGGAGACGCTGCCCGGCCTCGAGATCGACGCCGACCTCAACTGGCAGCTGCTCGTGGGGCTCGCGACCATCGGAGCGACGGATGCCGCGGCGATCGACGCGGCACTGGCCGCCGACAACACGGCCAAGGGTGCGGAGTTCGCGGCGCAAGCGCGTGCAGCGCTTCCCGATGTCGCCTCGAAGCGCGCGGCCTGGGCCTCGCTGATCGAGCGCGACGACGCCCCCAACACCATCGTGCGCTCTGCCGCGCTCGGATTCGTGCACCCGGCCGGGGTCGACGCGCTCCGCGAGTTCGTCCAGCCCTACTTCGACATGCTCGTGCCGATCTGGGAGTCGCGGACGTATCAGATCGCGCAGTACCTGGTCGTGGGGCTTTTCCCGACCGCGATCGCCGATGTCGCGCTCCGCGACGCGACCCGCGCCTGGCTGGCGGAGCACCAGGACGCCGCACCCGCCCTGCGCCGCCTCGTGATGGAGAACCTCGCCGACGTCGAGCGTGCACTCGCCGCGCAGTCGCGCGACGCCGACGACTGA
- a CDS encoding acyl-CoA thioesterase II — translation MTADSHAIRTVEQLLEVLDLDDTRARTTEDIFTGRSHPMPSGRIYGGQVLAQSLLAAERTLPEDRAAHSMHGYFLRPGDASQGLTIAVDRIHDGRSFSTRRSQAYQNGVPIFSMIASFQDEGPGVEHSAPMPSDVPDPESLLPDEERVDGLPAGTSRMLSDRAADVRHVEGPLFLPGDDSQVSEQGVWMRMRAPLPDDPRIHRAALAYLSDMTIQESILRAHGLYWALPGLKVASLDHAMWWHRPARVDEWLLYVQESPNARGGRGLAQGRIFTRDGELVASVAQEIMVRVPEQA, via the coding sequence ATGACCGCTGATTCGCACGCGATCCGCACTGTCGAGCAGCTCCTGGAGGTGCTCGATCTCGATGACACCCGGGCTCGCACCACGGAGGACATCTTCACGGGTCGTTCGCACCCGATGCCCTCGGGACGGATCTACGGCGGACAGGTGCTTGCGCAGAGTCTGCTCGCTGCGGAACGCACTCTGCCCGAGGACCGGGCGGCGCACTCGATGCACGGCTACTTCCTGCGCCCGGGTGACGCGAGCCAGGGCCTCACGATCGCAGTAGACCGCATTCATGACGGTCGATCCTTCTCGACGCGGCGTTCGCAGGCGTACCAGAACGGCGTGCCGATCTTCTCGATGATCGCGTCCTTCCAGGACGAGGGGCCCGGTGTGGAGCATTCGGCTCCCATGCCGTCCGACGTGCCGGATCCCGAGAGCCTCCTCCCCGACGAGGAGCGGGTCGACGGGCTGCCCGCGGGCACGTCTCGGATGCTGAGCGACCGTGCGGCCGACGTGCGTCACGTCGAGGGCCCGCTGTTCCTGCCCGGTGACGACTCGCAGGTGTCCGAGCAGGGCGTGTGGATGAGGATGCGGGCACCTCTGCCCGACGACCCCCGCATCCATCGGGCAGCCCTCGCGTATCTGAGCGACATGACGATCCAGGAGTCGATCCTGCGCGCGCATGGCCTGTACTGGGCCCTTCCCGGCCTCAAGGTCGCCAGCCTCGACCACGCGATGTGGTGGCATCGACCCGCGCGCGTGGACGAGTGGCTCCTGTACGTGCAGGAGTCTCCCAACGCCCGCGGTGGTCGTGGGCTCGCGCAGGGCCGGATCTTCACCCGCGACGGCGAGCTGGTGGCCTCGGTCGCTCAGGAGATCATGGTGCGGGTGCCCGAGCAGGCGTGA